One genomic window of Undibacterium cyanobacteriorum includes the following:
- a CDS encoding group II truncated hemoglobin: MEHEEQKSNLYELIGGAEKLRELVDRFYDLMQLEPEFAGINAMHPQPNDSSRDKLFWFLSGWMGGPNLYIEQFGHPRLRARHLPYPIGVSERDQWLRCMAWAMQDVGISQELQEHLMQSFLQTADWMRNRAG; this comes from the coding sequence ATGGAACACGAAGAACAAAAATCAAATTTGTATGAATTGATCGGTGGTGCCGAGAAGTTGCGTGAACTGGTGGACCGCTTCTATGACCTGATGCAATTGGAGCCTGAATTCGCCGGGATCAATGCCATGCATCCGCAACCGAATGATAGTTCACGCGATAAATTGTTTTGGTTCTTATCGGGATGGATGGGTGGTCCCAATCTTTACATCGAACAGTTTGGGCATCCGCGGCTGCGAGCACGTCATTTGCCTTATCCGATCGGCGTATCCGAGCGCGATCAGTGGCTGCGCTGTATGGCATGGGCGATGCAAGATGTTGGCATCTCACAGGAGCTGCAGGAGCATTTGATGCAGTCGTTTCTGCAAACCGCAGACTGGATGCGCAATCGGGCAGGCTAA